A genomic stretch from Oreochromis niloticus isolate F11D_XX linkage group LG11, O_niloticus_UMD_NMBU, whole genome shotgun sequence includes:
- the LOC100706567 gene encoding histone-lysine N-methyltransferase ASH1L isoform X2, whose translation MDQRVKGGTPPTTASTLDPASAPEDSEQDQVAEKKRRGEVENGEAVGKKEEEKKGGGKKREGDKGAVLELLIEGRCGSVGQQQLQLSGREASCPEGNVRVRIGLQTKRTKKPPKILESYVCKPTIRTYQRQGRGGLLKGDGEGGGAGQQSKTSSAPDEANREQHSGLDAVQTTSKQTASAASPPVTSSIPLSSSSSQSVSLSPTFSTASSPASVPVVTSQGTKSTKQVPIKLADKTEVNSSERVKKDKSQSVNGQPVLAGPKPCSPTTDQAASTTPSSPCIQTQSPLETRNDENTSKKHNGLVQTTKQKGLSNGKGSSNILGTPTSSKVKVGKHSTSTSTSSMDSSTRPPVSTGSHKELSLSNKSRPESPSYPSITPKPQSTPAVELSVQSQGHDPSVEHPLEKKREKERKAKKEKRKDKKSKRDRLEADKAKNEGRKEEGKKKKKEKGKDGKSRHGKEKDERHRSDDIRKDDLKSDRGKVEKKRDKLSPDRQRIEDNSAKCGETADNGKLDKTCKLVNTGRVDEKEKTDDSCKSVKQAEAATTTGDTSKSKEQDVSRHSTVPPSHPSSSAPPPVPTPSAHSPISPPSSPQEQDSRPLKKRKARRPSWTKLVHRAQRVENQEAPSDSLQNPLLSFTQNTKTPLPAKATIQQSDESHPATSGSLTSSSSPVSSATKPPTPKQNHPTSESSPPSSRSPINTVRKRGRPKSYSSSLDEPPPQLTPNDIPTEVPLRGCDGVPKAPVLEPSAILQCAAQSKSSPKKRGRPPKRPFPEEASGDPLNHADHTVSGKDFHPPEKGNRQLKIRRLINEMKKRKKRRFHKVMLSGYLGKEGRAGEAADGETSQRMCKSIEATTVHTLSALSSSFGSKLGPQINVSKRGTIYMGKRRGRKPKSQTANLNSNSQNSTHSSLFTSPSETSLFSTNQPQPPPSHPFPSPSLTHSSGAQSPYSEGSLAEPTSSLLFPHPFSLPSPSSSCTSPRPPSSSSLSPFVKKSCPCQGRHHFPFHQSSCKLSCPTPPLHHTPGSPGHLKEATPSPRSESHSEETLPSDSGIGTDNNSVSERGEMRGPRGVLRMGQGSGAILGGQRHLSSIMDCPSPVSSPLSHIPRHTNPMANSNTMERHRDRHRHRRRDYDCSPSCTCVCPCPCPGHNKCTHSDYYSCVGHNALKRQKNKHKKKHQQLHMQDPEFLAELEDLISQFSEVHIGRRSWARTGLGQGFDGSANAAGGRRHHSSSHSHRSNIFRINLNGFYSPHPSSFSANPTFSPQPFYPCHCNRKPDRRQCGCPSKFQETIENMGFYNSYPTTSTLYHHLPSYTLPSPHQYAPHQPHHAHFLLNPPRFHRRRSRLLREGALGGEIEGDMGVGSGGRPHLGSGFTSGFSYGCGRSEHKHKHKHRHRHCERDVDDEEEIHEDEEEDGVEREGLACSKSRLGFVLGQGEGGRKGARGTGSMLGKESTWLRENGNDSFSAVAAAAASSSSSADRYKHTSLTSLGLGSSHLSSFGGGWGGLGQSWAKFGSLGATAFGNSNPSWRGFTGDQHAGRLIASDGEDEDGDEDVQESHLYRTSPSPTHTNLFTSAAMATGGRGLRSGLAIRNQGSVERSWRRDEPAWTERRDAGLQGDSRSRGQQKSVPTSDSAALKNKRRPGRPRKHPLPSSVSSPAHLSATPSMSSPEILPGHSHVRDEREVGGRTEERLPERDRGGGDTAQQVTESELQAKRKRGRKRKHSDSPCHQSTVC comes from the exons ATGGACCAGAGAGTGAAGGGGGGAACCCCTCCGACCACAGCCTCCACTCTGGACCCCGCCTCTGCACCTGAAGACTCTGAGCAGGACCAAGTGGCAGAGAAAAAGAGGAGAGGGGAGGTAGAGAATGGCGAGGCAGTgggaaaaaaggaggaggagaaaaagggaggaggaaaaaagagagaaggagaCAAGGGGGCAGTGCTGGAGCTGCTCATCGAGGGGCGCTGTGGCAGCGTGGGGCAGCAACAGCTTCAGCTCTCTGGCAGAGAGGCCAGCTGCCCCGAGGGGAATGTAAGAGTCCGAATTGGTCTCCAAACCAAGCGCACCAAGAAACCGCCCAAGATCTTGGAGAGCTACGTCTGCAAGCCCACCATCAGGACCTATCAGAGACAAGGCAGGGGGGGTTTGCTGAAGGGCGATGGAGAAGGAGGGGGAGCGGGCCAGCAGAGTAAAACCAGCTCTGCCCCAGACGAAGCAAACAGAGAGCAACACTCAGGCTTGGATGCTGTCCAGACCACATCCAAACAAACTGCATCTGCTGCTTCACCACCAGTTACATCATCAATACCGTTGTCGTCTTCGTCATCACAGTCAGTGTCGCTGTCACCGACATTTTCTACAGCTTCCAGCCCGGCCTCTGTCCCTGTCGTAACCAGCCAAGGGACGAAGTCTACCAAACAG GTTCCTATCAAGCTGGCCGATAAGACAGAGGTGAATTCATCTGAGAGAGTGAAGAAAGACAAATCTCAGAGTGTCAATGGCCAGCCCGTCCTTGCAGGACCCAAACCCTGCTCACCCACAACAGACCAGGCAGCTTCAACTACTCCTTCCAGCCCATGCATCCAGACACAGTCTCCACTGGAAACCAGGAATGACGAAAACACCTCCAAGAAGCATAATGGTTTGGTCCAGACAACCAAACAGAAGGGCCTGTCCAATGGGAAAGGCTCCTCTAACATTCTTGGCACTCCCACTTCATCCAAAGTCAAAGTTGGAAAACACAGCACTTCCACCTCTACTTCTTCCATGGACTCTTCGACAAGACCTCCAGTCTCCACTGGTTCCCATAAAGAACTTAGCCTTTCCAATAAGAGCAGGCCAGAATCTCCCTCCTATCCCTCAATTACCCCAAAACCGCAGTCAACCCCCGCTGTGGAACTCTCTGTCCAATCCCAAGGTCACGATCCCTCTGTAGAGCACCCGctggagaaaaagagagagaaagagagaaaagcaaaaaaagagaaacgcAAAGACAAGAAGTCGAAGCGAGATAGGCTGGAGGCTGATAAAGCAAAAAACGAGGGCAGAAAGGAGGAGggtaagaagaagaaaaaggaaaaagggaaGGACGGGAAATCGAGACATGGCAAAGAAAAGGATGAACGACATAGAAGTGATGATATACGGAAGGATGATCTAAAGAGTGACAGAGGGAAGGTTGAGAAAAAGAGGGATAAGCTCAGCCCAGACAGACAAAGAATAGAGGATAACAGTGCAAAAtgtggggaaacagctgacaacGGCAAGCTAGATAAAACCTGCAAATTAGTGAATACAGGCAGAGTAGATGAGAAGGAGAAGACAGATGACAGTTGTAAGTCAGTTAAACAAGCTgaggcagcaacaacaacaggtGACACCAGTAAATCAAAAGAACAGGACGTCTCAAGACATTCAACAGTGCCTCCAAGCcacccctcctcttctgctcctCCCCCTGTGCCCACGCCTTCTGCCCATTCTCCCATTTCTCCCCCTTCTTCCCCACAAGAGCAGGATAGCCGACCGCTCAAAAAACGTAAAGCCAGAAGGCCCAGCTGGACCAAGCTGGTGCACCGGGCTCAGAGAGTGGAAAATCAGGAAGCCCCTTCCGATTCTCTACAAAATCCTTTACTGAGTTTCACCCAGAACACCAAGACGCCCCTTCCCGCCAAAGCCACTATTCAGCAGAGTGATGAGTCACACCCAGCAACCTCTGGCTCCCTAACCAGCAGCTCCTCCCCAGTGTCTTCTGCAACCAAACCTCCAACCCCAAAGCAGAATCACCCCACATCAGAATCCAGCCCCCCTTCTTCCAGAAGCCCCATAAACACGGTCCGAAAAAGGGGTCGTCCTAAATCCTACAGCTCTAGTTTAGACGAACCTCCCCCTCAGCTTACACCAAACGATATCCCAACTGAGGTGCCTCTCCGGGGCTGTGACGGAGTTCCGAAAGCCCCTGTGCTGGAGCCAAGTGCAATACTGCAGTGTGCGGCTCAGTCTAAATCCAGCCCCAAGAAGCGTGGCCGGCCTCCCAAACGACCTTTCCCTGAGGAGGCGAGTGGAGATCCACTAAATCACGCTGATCATACAGTGAGTGGTAAAGATTTTCACCCCCCTGAAAAGGGAAACAGGCAGCTAAAGATCAGGAGGCTGAttaatgagatgaagaaaagaaagaagaggagattTCACAAAGTAATGCTGTCTGGGTATTtaggaaaggaaggaagggcAGGAGAGGCAGCAGATGGTGAGACTTCTCAGAGAATGTGTAAATCGATAGAGGCTACAACAGTACACACACTCTCAGCCCTGTCCTCCTCCTTTGGGAGTAAGCTAGGCCCTCAGATCAATGTGAGCAAGAGGGGGACCATCTACATGGGCAAGAGGCGAGGACGCAAGCCTAAATCCCAAACCGCTAACCTAAATTCAAACTCCCAGAACTCCACTCACTCCTCTCTGTTTACCAGTCCCTCGGAAACTTCTCTCTTCTCGACTAACCAACCCCAGCCTCCTCCGTCTCACCCGTTTCCCTCCCCATCTCTTACTCACTCCAGCGGGGCCCAGAGTCCTTACAGCGAGGGCAGCCTCGCAGAACCAACGTCCTCCCTACTTTTTCCTCACCCCttctccctcccctccccaTCCTCCTCCTGTACCTCCCCCCgtcctccctcctcctcatcGCTCTCTCCCTTTGTGAAGAAGAGCTGTCCATGTCAGGGAAGGCATCACTTCCCCTTTCACCAGTCTTCGTGTAAGCTCTCTTGCCCCACCCCTCCACTGCATCACACACCTGGCTCTCCTGGCCACCTGAAAGAGGCCACCCCGTCCCCGAGGAGTGAATCACACAGTGAAGAGACCCTGCCCAGCGACAGCGGGATTGGAACAGACAACAACAGCGTCTCTGAGCGAGGGGAGATGAGGGGACCTCGGGGCGTGCTGAGGATGGGTCAGGGGTCAGGAGCGATTCTAGGTGGTCAAAGGCACCTTTCTTCCATCATGGACTGTCCCTCTCCAGTCTCTTCGCCTCTGTCTCACATACCCAGACACACCAACCCCATGGCCAACTCAAATACCATGGAGCGGCACAGAGACCGACATCGACACAGGCGCAGGGATTACGACTGTTCTCCTTCCTGTACCTGCGTGTGTCCCTGCCCCTGTCCAGGACACAACAAGTGCACTCATTCGGACTATTATTCCTGTGTTGGGCACAATGCactgaagagacagaaaaataaacacaagaaGAAGCACCAGCAGCTGCACATGCAGGACCCAGAGTTTCTGGCCGAACTCGAAGATTTAATCAGTCAGTTCAGCGAGGTACATATTGGACGGCGTAGTTGGGCGAGGACAGGACTGGGACAGGGCTTTGATGGGAGTGCGAATGCTGCCGGAGGAAGGCGACATCACTCCTCCTCTCATTCCCATCGCTCCAACATTTTCAGGATCAATCTAAATGGCTTCTACTCTCCTCACCCGTCATCTTTCTCTGCTAATCCCACGTTCTCCCCGCAACCTTTCTACCCTTGCCACTGCAACAGAAAGCCAGACCGCAGGCAATGCGGCTGCCCTTCAAAGTTTCAGGAGACCATTGAGAATATGGGCTTCTACAACAGCTATCCCACAACCTCAACACTTTACCACCACCTCCCCTCCTACACGCTTCCATCTCCCCACCAGTATGCCCCCCATCAGCCCCACCACGCCCACTTTCTCCTTAATCCACCTAGGTTCCACAGGCGGAGGAGTAGGCTGCTGAGGGAGGGAGCTTTAGGAGGGGAAATTGAAGGGGATATGGGGGTAGGCAGTGGAGGACGGCCACACCTCGGCTCAGGGTTCACATCCGGCTTCTCTTACGGCTGCGGGAGGAgcgaacacaaacacaaacataaacatcGTCACAGGCACTGCGAACGAGACGTGGACGACGAGGAGGAGATACACGAGGACGAGGAGGAAGATGGAGTGGAAAGAGAGGGGCTGGCCTGCTCAAAGTCAAGGTTGGGGTTCGTTTTGGGGCaaggagaaggaggaaggaAAGGGGCAAGGGGAACAGGGAGCATGCTGGGTAAAGAATCAACTTGGTTGCGTGAGAATGGAAATGATTCCTTTTCCGCTGTCGCTGCTGCCGCTGCCTCATCGTCATCGTCCGCAGACAGGTACAAACACACTTCGCTCACGTCACTGGGGCTGGGATCCTCTCACCTGTCTTCATTCGGAGGAGGATGGGGCGGCTTGGGTCAGAGCTGGGCGAAATTTGGGAGTCTGGGAGCTACAGCGTTCGGAAACTCAAACCCCAGCTGGAGAGGCTTCACCGGAGACCAGCACGCAGGAAGACTGATCGCGTCGGACGGCGAGGATGAAGATGGGGACGAGGATGTTCAAGAGTCGCACCTGTACAGGACGTCCCCATCGCCGACACACACCAACCTGTTCACGTCTGCTGCCATggcaacaggagggaggggtCTGAGGAGTGGATTGGCCATTAGGAATCAAGGAAGTGTAGAGAGGTCGTGGAGGAGAGACGAACCGGCGTGGACAGAGAGGAGAGACGCAG GTTTACAAGGTGACTCGAGAAGCCGAGGGCAGCAGAAAAGTGTGCCAACGTCAGACAGCGCGGCGCTGAAGAACAAAAGGAGGCCAGGACGGCCCAGGAAGCACCCGCTGCCCTCCTCTGTGTCCTCCCCCGCGCACTTATCTGCAACGCCGTCCATGTCCTCACCTGAAATCTTGCCAGGACACAGCCACGTCAGAGATGAGAGAGAAGTGGGAGGGAGAACAGAAGAAAGACTGCCAGAGAGAGACAGGGGAGGAGGCGACACGGCGCAGCAGGTGACGGAGTCGGAGCTGCAGGCCAAGAGGAAGAGAGGACGGAAGAGAAAACACAGTGACTCGCCCTGTCATCAGAG CACTGTGTGCTAA